The Tenacibaculum jejuense genome includes a window with the following:
- a CDS encoding M48 family metallopeptidase, with product MKSLYKRISAEVPSDYTKPSQSFKKHVWLSVLGLLAFIVLYLGLTIWFGRLAYNLAMDAHNFDGHFFNYLLAFGFGFLSLFMAKSLFFLNKREDNPIHKYITEKEEPVLFDYLYQLADEAGAPKPNKVFLTDRVNASVSYDISLINLIFPSKKNLEIGLGITNVLSLGELKAVLAHEFGHFAQRSMLLGRYVYVVQQIAARIVGKRDAFDSFLAGLSRIDLRIAWIGWILSILVWSVRSFIEICFRVVVVAERALSREMEFQADLVAVSLTGSDALIHALYKLQVADEAHENAIQCMSELLGEKKAIKDMYTLQSNYIERMAVILNDPAYGKSPTVPDQSPEENRIFANKKYNPPKMWATHPADIDRENNAKKNYIFEEIDERSSWELFSDPKFYREEMTKRLISTAKVETTDEVEEEGIKYQNKSYFDWTFLEPEYNSNFLNRFPFQNFESYEDLLNKEIKDVDLDTTVSKLYPHYISNDIQELQELEEEIIALEVSKDESLTLEKRKIWHRGNEVKRKDIPEILKGLKEEVAVIREKLKEHDVLCRSTFQRLAKEVDQSWADYHKRLIKLVHYSEHAMANLKDVIRKYNNVMGIALADGNVSDDELVRILSIGDTYHITLRRIYKHAETFTLNNTLLKNMNTDHYNSLFEEFKLPPPSKENINEWVQVVDGWASVALTALNKLRNESLELLLETEKYIKQAYTEKLTEKTTAIIKGFPDRYDTLIPGKERKLQTKLGVWDRFVTGDGIIPSIAKFGISGGIVFAAIFFGNRSQKLPLYIYNGLQTTVSVTVGSEFFEIEPNYNEELLINYGTNYIIKAKNSEGQIIDSLNFSMNEHSAYMYNVANAAVMMKYPVFYGVGAFTSPKSETELLNESKIFPIKADYILAEPPQEISMPSGVSVERKDVLLAYSEQGPQELLSILKDEDQISEMIETHVKWDDDDSKQIVNWLYYLRGTKEGLAVLNSRLNRNPKEFISLRALQDLSDSTAHEDICNKHVELAREEPDNPDLYYLSIRCIKDEKLKDSKFLEGYKKWNQHNWLAYASGYIYTQKNNLEEAYEAYRVAAKGNPTLRSMIALDVERIKRILNLKGKKRYRTIIKNEQVKYYQNLESGKIENGENNPDYIFYLINNGKIDEAYELVKKYDERMSYVNYFIAASKGVKKDLRDKLIRNLDINQLNYNSVWPILGLHVLDNKDYTDLLPVFQPLDMEAKDVNKLISLIKQRDFSGVDDRIQNLTTQWKAQVYVLSSIIQKGNIPIKWKEVIKGGLFISEKPYLGL from the coding sequence ATGAAAAGCTTATATAAGAGAATCTCTGCCGAGGTTCCTAGTGACTACACCAAACCTTCACAATCGTTTAAAAAGCATGTTTGGCTTTCAGTTCTAGGATTGTTAGCCTTTATTGTTTTGTATTTAGGTCTTACGATATGGTTTGGGCGATTGGCGTACAATTTAGCAATGGATGCCCATAATTTCGATGGTCATTTCTTCAATTATCTTTTGGCTTTTGGATTTGGCTTTCTGTCACTATTCATGGCAAAATCATTGTTCTTTCTTAATAAGAGAGAAGATAATCCAATTCATAAATACATTACGGAAAAAGAAGAACCTGTTTTATTTGATTATTTATATCAATTAGCAGATGAAGCTGGAGCTCCAAAACCAAACAAAGTTTTTCTAACTGATAGAGTTAATGCAAGTGTATCTTATGATATTTCTTTAATCAATTTAATTTTTCCATCAAAAAAGAATTTAGAAATAGGATTAGGGATTACTAATGTTTTAAGTTTGGGAGAATTAAAAGCAGTTTTAGCTCATGAATTTGGACATTTTGCGCAGCGTTCTATGCTTTTGGGAAGGTATGTTTATGTAGTACAACAAATTGCAGCACGTATTGTTGGTAAAAGAGATGCTTTTGATTCTTTTTTAGCAGGCTTGTCGAGAATAGATCTTCGTATTGCTTGGATAGGCTGGATATTATCAATCTTAGTTTGGTCTGTAAGATCATTTATAGAAATATGTTTTCGCGTGGTTGTAGTTGCTGAAAGGGCTTTATCTCGTGAAATGGAATTTCAAGCAGATTTAGTTGCTGTGTCTTTAACTGGAAGTGACGCTTTAATTCATGCGTTATACAAATTACAGGTAGCAGATGAAGCTCATGAAAATGCAATTCAGTGTATGAGTGAGTTGTTAGGTGAAAAAAAAGCCATAAAAGATATGTATACTTTGCAAAGTAATTACATTGAAAGAATGGCTGTTATATTGAACGATCCTGCTTATGGGAAATCTCCTACAGTACCAGACCAATCCCCAGAAGAAAATAGAATTTTTGCCAATAAGAAATACAATCCGCCAAAGATGTGGGCAACTCACCCTGCAGATATTGATAGAGAAAATAATGCAAAGAAGAACTATATTTTTGAAGAGATCGATGAAAGATCTTCTTGGGAGTTATTTTCTGATCCAAAGTTTTACAGGGAGGAAATGACAAAACGTTTGATTAGTACAGCTAAAGTTGAAACTACAGATGAAGTTGAAGAGGAAGGAATTAAATATCAGAATAAATCATATTTCGATTGGACGTTTCTTGAACCAGAGTACAACTCTAATTTTTTAAATAGATTTCCATTTCAAAATTTTGAATCGTATGAAGATTTGCTAAATAAGGAAATAAAAGATGTTGATTTAGATACTACAGTAAGTAAATTGTATCCACATTATATAAGTAATGATATACAAGAATTGCAAGAATTAGAAGAGGAAATTATTGCTTTAGAAGTGAGTAAAGACGAATCTTTAACTTTAGAGAAAAGAAAAATATGGCATAGAGGAAACGAGGTGAAGAGAAAAGATATCCCTGAAATATTAAAAGGGTTAAAAGAAGAAGTAGCTGTAATCAGAGAGAAATTAAAAGAACACGATGTTTTATGTAGATCTACTTTTCAGAGGTTAGCTAAAGAAGTAGATCAAAGTTGGGCAGATTATCATAAAAGATTGATCAAACTTGTGCATTATAGTGAACATGCTATGGCAAACTTAAAAGATGTGATACGCAAGTATAATAATGTAATGGGTATTGCTTTAGCTGATGGAAATGTTTCAGATGACGAATTGGTTCGTATTTTATCTATAGGTGATACTTATCATATAACGCTAAGAAGAATATATAAACATGCCGAAACTTTTACATTAAATAACACGCTATTGAAAAACATGAACACCGATCATTATAATAGTTTGTTTGAAGAATTTAAGTTGCCGCCTCCTAGTAAAGAGAATATTAATGAGTGGGTACAGGTTGTAGATGGATGGGCTTCTGTTGCTTTGACAGCTTTGAATAAATTGAGAAATGAATCTTTAGAATTACTATTAGAGACTGAGAAATATATAAAACAAGCTTATACAGAAAAACTTACTGAGAAAACTACAGCAATAATTAAAGGTTTTCCAGATCGTTACGATACATTAATTCCGGGAAAGGAAAGGAAACTACAAACAAAATTAGGTGTTTGGGATCGTTTTGTAACTGGAGATGGAATTATACCTTCCATAGCAAAGTTTGGAATATCAGGAGGTATTGTATTTGCGGCAATTTTCTTTGGAAATCGTTCGCAAAAATTGCCTTTATATATTTATAATGGATTACAAACTACAGTAAGTGTAACCGTTGGAAGTGAATTTTTCGAGATTGAACCTAATTATAACGAAGAATTACTAATCAATTATGGAACAAACTACATTATCAAAGCTAAAAATTCAGAAGGACAAATTATTGATAGTCTTAATTTTTCAATGAATGAGCATTCTGCTTATATGTACAACGTAGCCAATGCTGCTGTGATGATGAAATATCCTGTTTTTTATGGTGTTGGAGCTTTTACAAGTCCAAAAAGTGAGACAGAATTATTAAATGAAAGTAAGATATTCCCTATAAAGGCAGATTACATACTAGCAGAACCACCTCAAGAAATTTCTATGCCTTCAGGAGTAAGTGTAGAAAGAAAAGACGTATTGTTGGCATACAGTGAGCAAGGTCCTCAAGAATTGTTGTCAATTTTGAAAGATGAAGATCAGATTTCAGAAATGATTGAAACTCATGTAAAGTGGGATGATGATGATAGTAAACAAATTGTAAATTGGTTATACTATTTAAGAGGAACAAAAGAAGGTCTAGCGGTTTTAAATTCACGATTAAATAGAAATCCTAAGGAATTTATTAGTCTAAGAGCATTACAAGATTTATCTGATTCTACAGCTCACGAAGATATTTGTAATAAACATGTAGAACTTGCTCGAGAAGAACCAGATAACCCAGATTTATATTATTTATCAATTCGGTGTATCAAGGATGAGAAATTGAAAGATAGTAAGTTTTTAGAAGGGTATAAAAAATGGAATCAACACAATTGGTTGGCTTATGCTTCTGGATATATTTATACACAAAAAAATAATCTAGAAGAAGCATATGAGGCTTACAGAGTTGCTGCCAAAGGTAATCCAACACTAAGATCAATGATAGCTTTAGATGTTGAAAGAATAAAAAGAATCTTGAATTTAAAAGGAAAAAAACGATACAGAACTATAATAAAAAATGAACAAGTAAAATATTATCAAAATCTAGAATCAGGTAAAATCGAAAATGGTGAAAACAATCCAGATTATATCTTTTATCTCATAAATAACGGTAAGATTGATGAGGCTTATGAATTGGTAAAAAAATATGATGAGCGTATGAGTTATGTGAATTATTTTATAGCTGCATCAAAAGGAGTAAAGAAAGATTTAAGAGATAAACTAATTCGAAATTTAGATATTAACCAGTTGAATTATAATTCTGTATGGCCTATTTTAGGATTGCATGTTTTAGATAATAAAGATTATACAGACTTATTACCTGTTTTTCAACCATTAGATATGGAAGCGAAAGATGTTAATAAATTGATCTCTTTAATAAAGCAAAGAGATTTTTCTGGAGTAGATGATCGTATTCAAAACTTAACAACTCAGTGGAAAGCTCAAGTTTATGTTTTATCTAGTATTATTCAAAAAGGAAACATTCCAATTAAGTGGAAAGAAGTGATTAAAGGAGGGTTGTTTATATCTGAAAAACCTTATTTAGGACTTTAA
- a CDS encoding YceD family protein — protein sequence MKGLKEYSIPFVGLKEGSHEFQYQIDNTFFKEFQYEEFNETNVIVDVEFIKKSTLFEVLFSISGSVNVPCDLTSELFDQPIEGEFKLIVKFGQEFNDDNEDILIIPHEEYQLNIAQYIYELTILSVPKKRVHPDVINGTMKSETLERLKELEINKEKPVEDESTDPRWDKLKDLLTGKNT from the coding sequence ATGAAAGGTTTAAAAGAATATAGTATTCCTTTTGTAGGCTTGAAAGAAGGTAGCCACGAGTTTCAATACCAAATTGACAACACGTTCTTTAAAGAATTTCAGTATGAAGAATTCAACGAAACTAATGTAATTGTTGATGTTGAGTTCATAAAGAAGAGCACATTATTTGAAGTTTTATTTTCGATTAGTGGATCTGTTAATGTTCCTTGTGATTTAACAAGTGAATTATTTGATCAACCAATAGAAGGAGAATTTAAACTGATAGTTAAATTCGGACAGGAGTTTAATGATGACAATGAAGATATTTTAATCATTCCTCACGAAGAATACCAATTAAATATTGCTCAATATATTTATGAATTAACAATTCTTTCTGTTCCTAAAAAAAGAGTGCATCCAGATGTAATCAATGGAACAATGAAATCTGAAACTTTAGAGAGACTAAAGGAATTAGAGATTAATAAAGAGAAACCGGTTGAAGATGAATCAACCGACCCGAGGTGGGATAAGTTAAAAGATTTACTAACAGGAAAAAATACATAG
- the pdxA gene encoding 4-hydroxythreonine-4-phosphate dehydrogenase PdxA — translation MEKTNKIIVGISIGDINGIGIEVILKTFEDKRMLEFCTPVIFGSNKVISFHKKALNLNNSIHGIQSLDKIVHGKINLLNIWKEDVKVELGKITPDGGKYALKSLATAVDALKNNAINVLLTAPINKENIQSKEFNFPGHTEFLENELEGDSLMILMCEDLRIGLITGHVPVSKISELITPELIKNKVDIMHQSLKRDFSINKPKIAILGLNPHCGDKGVMGKEDDEIIRPTIAEIKKTGKMVFGPYAADGFFGSKTYEQFDGVLAMYHDQGLAPFKALSFGNGVNFTAGLNRIRTSPDHGTGFDIAGKNKANVESFKEALFSSLKIYRNRKENIELESNTLKSK, via the coding sequence ATGGAAAAAACGAATAAAATTATTGTCGGAATCTCAATTGGAGATATTAATGGTATAGGTATAGAAGTCATTCTTAAAACATTTGAAGATAAACGAATGTTAGAATTCTGTACTCCTGTTATTTTCGGCTCTAACAAAGTTATTTCCTTCCATAAAAAAGCATTAAACTTAAATAATAGTATTCATGGTATACAATCATTAGATAAGATTGTACATGGAAAAATTAATTTACTAAATATCTGGAAAGAAGATGTAAAAGTAGAACTTGGTAAAATAACACCCGATGGAGGAAAGTATGCATTAAAATCACTAGCTACAGCAGTAGATGCACTTAAAAACAATGCTATTAACGTATTGTTAACTGCTCCTATTAACAAAGAAAACATCCAATCTAAAGAATTCAATTTTCCTGGTCATACAGAGTTCTTAGAAAATGAATTGGAAGGGGATAGTTTAATGATTTTAATGTGTGAAGATTTAAGGATAGGATTAATTACAGGTCATGTTCCTGTTTCAAAAATATCTGAACTTATTACACCTGAGCTTATCAAAAACAAAGTGGATATTATGCATCAATCTTTAAAAAGAGATTTTAGTATCAATAAACCTAAGATTGCAATTTTAGGTTTAAATCCTCATTGTGGAGACAAAGGAGTTATGGGAAAAGAAGATGATGAAATTATAAGACCTACTATTGCTGAAATTAAAAAGACAGGTAAGATGGTTTTCGGACCTTATGCTGCAGATGGATTCTTTGGGTCTAAGACTTATGAACAATTTGATGGAGTCTTAGCAATGTACCATGATCAAGGATTGGCACCTTTTAAAGCATTATCTTTTGGAAACGGTGTGAATTTTACTGCTGGACTTAACAGAATTAGAACATCTCCAGACCACGGAACAGGCTTTGATATAGCAGGAAAAAACAAAGCAAACGTAGAATCTTTTAAAGAAGCTTTATTTAGTTCTTTAAAAATTTATAGAAACAGAAAAGAAAATATTGAATTAGAGTCGAATACATTAAAATCAAAATAG
- a CDS encoding DUF2911 domain-containing protein produces MKTKISLFITLLSCISLISQIIQPSLSPTITTKQKVGLATIDLQYGQPSVKGRTIFGSLIPYNRIWRTGANASTKFTTDKEINVAGLNLPAGTYGLYSIPEEKEWTISFNKKSNLWGSSGYNKENDIIRFKIPVTNSKELRETFSIYFENFTINGASMVIAWENTIIKIPVLVNSDRIIEEQIATKITNEKGEIKAQTYFDAAQYYYQKNKDLKQALIWFTKAEKLRPQAFWYTYYKSELALKLNQKDIAKTGAQKCLKAAKNSKSSDYGYIAKCSLLLKAIDN; encoded by the coding sequence ATGAAAACTAAAATAAGCTTATTCATAACTTTATTAAGTTGTATATCATTAATCTCTCAAATCATACAACCTAGTTTAAGTCCTACTATTACAACTAAACAAAAAGTTGGTTTAGCAACTATTGATTTACAATATGGTCAACCAAGTGTGAAAGGAAGAACAATTTTTGGTTCTTTAATTCCGTATAATAGAATTTGGAGAACTGGCGCTAATGCTTCAACAAAATTTACAACAGATAAAGAAATTAATGTTGCTGGTTTAAATCTTCCTGCTGGAACTTATGGTTTATATTCTATTCCTGAAGAAAAAGAATGGACTATTAGTTTCAATAAGAAAAGTAATTTATGGGGTAGCTCTGGATACAACAAAGAAAATGATATTATTCGTTTTAAAATACCAGTAACTAACTCTAAAGAATTACGAGAAACATTCTCTATATACTTTGAAAACTTTACGATTAATGGAGCTAGTATGGTTATTGCTTGGGAGAATACGATCATCAAAATCCCTGTTCTAGTAAATTCAGATCGTATTATTGAAGAACAAATTGCTACTAAAATAACAAATGAAAAAGGAGAAATTAAAGCACAAACATATTTCGATGCTGCTCAATATTATTATCAAAAAAACAAAGATTTAAAGCAAGCTTTAATCTGGTTTACAAAAGCAGAAAAATTAAGACCTCAGGCTTTTTGGTATACGTATTATAAATCTGAATTAGCTTTAAAACTGAATCAAAAAGATATCGCTAAAACGGGAGCTCAGAAATGTTTAAAAGCGGCAAAAAATAGTAAGAGTTCTGACTATGGTTATATTGCTAAATGTTCCTTATTGTTAAAAGCAATAGATAACTAA
- the rpmF gene encoding 50S ribosomal protein L32 — MAHPKRKISKTRRDKRRTHYKATMPQIAVDPTTGEAHLYHRAHWHEGKLYYRGQVVIDSTEAEA; from the coding sequence ATGGCACATCCTAAGAGAAAAATATCAAAAACTAGAAGAGATAAGAGAAGAACTCACTATAAAGCTACTATGCCTCAGATAGCTGTTGATCCTACTACTGGAGAAGCACATTTATATCATAGAGCTCACTGGCACGAAGGTAAGTTATATTACCGTGGACAAGTGGTAATTGATAGTACTGAAGCTGAGGCTTAA
- a CDS encoding beta-ketoacyl-ACP synthase III produces MAKITAAITAVGKYVPDYILTNQELETMVDTNDEWITSRTGIKERRILKKEGEGTSYLAIKAAEDLISKNNINPEEIDLVIVATATPDMLVASTAVYTATKIGAVNAFAYDLQAACSSFLYGMSTASSYIESGRYKKVLLIGADKMSSIIDYTDRATCIIFGDGAGAALFEPNEEGLGFQDEYLRSDGIGREFLKIDAGGSILPTSEETIKNNQHYVHQEGRTVFKFAVSNMADVSEKILERNNLTKETVNWLVPHQANKRIIEATANRIGLAEEKVMMNISKYGNTTSATLPLLLADYEKELKKGDNLIFAAFGGGFTWGAIYLKWAYNK; encoded by the coding sequence ATGGCTAAAATAACTGCAGCAATTACAGCAGTAGGAAAATATGTTCCTGACTACATTCTAACCAACCAAGAGTTGGAAACTATGGTAGATACCAACGATGAATGGATTACCTCTAGAACCGGAATTAAAGAAAGAAGAATATTAAAAAAAGAAGGCGAAGGTACTTCTTACTTAGCCATTAAAGCAGCTGAAGATTTAATAAGCAAGAATAACATTAATCCAGAAGAAATTGATTTAGTTATTGTGGCTACTGCAACTCCAGATATGTTGGTAGCATCTACAGCAGTGTACACAGCTACAAAAATTGGAGCTGTAAATGCATTTGCTTACGACCTACAAGCAGCTTGTTCAAGCTTTTTATATGGTATGTCTACCGCTTCTAGCTATATTGAATCTGGTAGATACAAGAAAGTACTATTAATTGGCGCAGACAAAATGTCTTCTATTATAGATTATACAGATAGGGCAACATGTATCATTTTTGGTGATGGTGCTGGTGCTGCTTTATTTGAACCTAATGAAGAAGGTTTAGGGTTCCAGGATGAATACTTAAGAAGTGACGGTATTGGAAGAGAATTCTTAAAGATTGATGCCGGAGGATCTATTTTACCTACTTCAGAAGAGACAATCAAAAATAACCAACACTATGTACATCAAGAAGGTAGAACTGTATTCAAATTTGCAGTTTCTAACATGGCTGATGTATCAGAAAAGATATTAGAACGAAACAATTTAACTAAAGAGACTGTAAATTGGTTAGTTCCACATCAAGCTAATAAAAGAATTATCGAAGCTACTGCCAATAGAATTGGTTTAGCTGAAGAAAAAGTAATGATGAATATTAGTAAGTATGGAAATACTACTTCTGCTACTTTACCATTATTACTTGCAGACTATGAAAAAGAACTTAAAAAAGGTGATAATTTAATTTTTGCTGCATTTGGTGGTGGCTTCACATGGGGAGCTATTTACTTAAAATGGGCGTATAATAAATAG
- the accC gene encoding acetyl-CoA carboxylase biotin carboxylase subunit has product MFKKILIANRGEIALRVIRTCKEMGIKTVAVYSKADAESLHVRFADEAVCIGPAPSNESYLKMDRIIAAAEITNADAIHPGYGFLSENAKFSKLCEEHDIKFIGASEEMISKMGDKATAKATMIAAGVPCIPGSEGILESYEEAEKIAVDMGFPVMLKATAGGGGKGMRAVWNKEDLKPAWDSARMEAKASFGNDGMYMEKLIEEPRHIEIQIVGDSFGKACHLSERDCSVQRRHQKLTEETPSPFMTDELRDAMGEAAVKAAEYIKYEGAGTVEFLVDKHRNFYFMEMNTRIQVEHPITEEVVDYDLIREQILVAAGVPISGKNYTPQLHSIECRINAEDPHKNFRPSPGKITSYHEPGGHGVRIDTHAYAGYTIPPNYDSMIAKLIVTAQTREEAINKMKRALDEYIIEGIKTTIPFHRQLMDHPDYVAGNYTTKFMEDFEIK; this is encoded by the coding sequence ATGTTTAAAAAAATATTAATTGCCAATAGAGGTGAAATTGCACTTCGTGTAATTCGTACCTGTAAAGAAATGGGTATAAAAACAGTAGCTGTTTACTCTAAGGCCGACGCTGAAAGTTTACATGTAAGATTTGCTGATGAAGCAGTTTGTATTGGTCCTGCACCAAGTAATGAATCTTACTTAAAAATGGATAGAATTATTGCTGCTGCTGAAATTACCAACGCAGATGCAATACACCCAGGTTATGGATTCCTTTCTGAAAATGCGAAGTTCTCTAAACTTTGTGAAGAGCATGATATTAAATTTATTGGTGCTTCTGAAGAAATGATCTCTAAAATGGGAGATAAAGCAACAGCTAAAGCAACAATGATTGCTGCTGGTGTACCTTGTATTCCTGGTTCTGAAGGAATTTTAGAATCTTATGAAGAAGCAGAAAAGATCGCTGTTGATATGGGATTCCCGGTAATGTTAAAAGCTACCGCTGGTGGTGGTGGAAAAGGGATGCGTGCTGTTTGGAACAAAGAAGATTTAAAACCAGCTTGGGATTCTGCTCGTATGGAAGCAAAAGCTTCTTTCGGAAACGACGGAATGTACATGGAAAAGTTAATTGAAGAGCCAAGACATATTGAAATTCAAATTGTTGGTGATTCATTTGGTAAGGCTTGTCATTTATCTGAAAGAGATTGTTCTGTACAACGTCGTCACCAAAAATTAACTGAGGAAACTCCATCTCCGTTCATGACTGATGAATTAAGAGATGCCATGGGAGAAGCTGCTGTGAAAGCTGCTGAATATATTAAATATGAAGGAGCTGGTACTGTTGAATTCTTAGTAGATAAGCACCGTAACTTCTACTTTATGGAGATGAATACTCGTATTCAAGTAGAGCATCCAATTACTGAAGAGGTTGTTGATTACGATTTAATTCGTGAGCAAATATTAGTTGCTGCTGGAGTGCCAATTTCTGGTAAAAATTATACTCCACAGTTACACTCGATCGAATGTAGAATTAATGCAGAAGACCCTCACAAGAACTTTAGACCTTCTCCTGGAAAGATTACTTCTTACCACGAGCCAGGTGGACATGGAGTTCGTATTGATACGCATGCATATGCTGGATATACAATTCCACCAAACTACGATTCTATGATCGCTAAATTAATTGTAACTGCACAAACTCGTGAAGAAGCAATTAATAAAATGAAGCGTGCTTTAGATGAGTATATCATCGAAGGAATTAAAACTACAATTCCTTTCCACAGACAATTAATGGATCATCCAGATTATGTAGCTGGTAATTACACTACGAAATTCATGGAAGATTTCGAAATTAAATAA
- a CDS encoding riboflavin synthase encodes MFTGIIETLASVTELKKEQENIHISLKSEITNELKIDQSVAHNGVCLTVVAIDNDEYTVTAIKETIDKSNIGTLKIGDEVNLERAMKLGDRLDGHIVQGHVDQTGVCKGIKDEGGSTVFTFEYDSELNNITIEKGSVTVNGVSLTVVNSKRNEFSVAIIPYTLEHTVFKHFEVGTKVNLEFDVIGKYVARLQEFRS; translated from the coding sequence ATGTTTACAGGTATAATTGAAACACTTGCAAGTGTTACTGAGCTAAAGAAAGAACAAGAAAATATTCATATTTCTTTAAAAAGCGAAATTACAAACGAACTAAAAATAGATCAGAGTGTTGCTCATAATGGCGTTTGTTTAACTGTTGTTGCAATTGATAACGATGAGTATACAGTCACAGCAATTAAAGAAACTATTGATAAGAGTAATATCGGGACTTTAAAAATCGGTGATGAGGTAAATTTAGAAAGAGCGATGAAGTTAGGAGACCGTTTAGATGGTCATATCGTTCAGGGTCATGTAGATCAAACAGGTGTTTGTAAAGGAATTAAAGATGAAGGAGGAAGTACTGTATTTACCTTCGAATATGATTCTGAATTAAATAATATTACTATTGAAAAAGGTTCTGTAACTGTAAATGGTGTGAGTTTAACAGTTGTAAATTCTAAACGTAATGAATTTAGTGTAGCAATTATTCCTTACACTTTAGAACATACAGTTTTTAAGCACTTTGAAGTTGGAACAAAGGTAAATTTAGAGTTTGACGTTATTGGTAAGTATGTGGCAAGACTTCAGGAGTTTAGAAGTTAA
- the accB gene encoding acetyl-CoA carboxylase biotin carboxyl carrier protein: MDIKEIQNLIKFVAKSGASEVKLEMDDVKITIKTGSDAPETKIIQAAAPIAAAPQVVAAAPVAQPVVEAATPAAPAKTDDDSKYVTIKSPIIGTLYRKPSPDKPVFVEVGDEIKAGDTVCIIEAMKLFNEIESEISGKIVKVLVDDSTPVEFDQPLFLVDPS; the protein is encoded by the coding sequence ATGGACATTAAAGAAATTCAAAATCTTATTAAGTTCGTAGCAAAATCTGGCGCTAGCGAGGTAAAGCTAGAAATGGATGATGTAAAAATTACCATTAAGACTGGATCAGATGCACCAGAAACAAAAATTATTCAAGCTGCTGCACCTATTGCCGCTGCGCCTCAAGTTGTTGCCGCTGCACCTGTAGCACAACCAGTAGTAGAAGCTGCTACTCCAGCTGCTCCTGCTAAAACAGATGACGATTCTAAATACGTTACTATAAAATCTCCAATCATTGGTACTTTATACCGTAAACCATCTCCAGACAAACCTGTGTTTGTTGAAGTTGGAGATGAAATCAAAGCTGGAGATACAGTATGTATCATTGAGGCAATGAAACTTTTCAACGAAATTGAATCTGAAATTTCAGGTAAAATCGTAAAAGTATTAGTAGATGATTCAACTCCTGTTGAATTCGATCAACCATTATTCTTAGTTGACCCATCTTAA